The genomic segment CGTTGAGGTTAGGGTGAGAGAAGAAGTTTTGGTGGATTCGCTCAATAACCTATTTCCAGAATGCAAGAAAATTCAGTATCATCAAAGTTGTACTATAATCCTCAAGAGTTCAGATGTAGGGAGAAAAAAACCATCATACCGCCAGTGAAGAAGCAAGAGTACCATCCTCTGGCCTCTCATCTCGATCAATTTCGAGAAGTGATGGTCCAGGAAGGCCAAATTGACGTCTGCTGCAGGGGAAATAGGTGTATCTACAGAAAATTATATGGAAGAGGGACTTAGACGTATTTGCCATTAGTTCATGTGGGAAGAAACATTTAACAGTGGCACATACCTCTCTACAACTATCAAACTGTGTTTATTGTGAGGCCAGACTCTTACAGAGTCATCTATGATCACTACTGCAGATTCCATCCCCAGTACCCCATCAAGATCTTTACTTTTGGGTACTCGCTCATCGCTGTCATAAGGATCACCATCATCACCTCTTGAGATGACTCGCCCAGCAAACAACCTACCTTTAGGGTCAAGAACCTTGGCCATCTCAGTAGCATACAGCTTATTCCCCATTGTGTATAGATGCAACTCAAAAAGTTTACTTGCCTACAACAAAAGCACCAGACAGGACAAAAATCAATAGCAGAGCAGAAACAAACTTAAGTCGTTGGTTAAATATCTAAAGCAGCAAACCTTCTCAAGGAAGTTCCATATTCCTGGTCTCAGTTTGGTCCACATTGCCATATGCTGGAAACGATATAGATGGCGTTCTGGCAAAgacctgtcttgttcctctttCTTTCGCAAAATCTCTTCATGAATAGGGTCCACTTCATTAAACTGGCAAGAacaatgcaatacatgaatggGCTTTTCAAACCATTAAACAACTTAAATGTCATATGCAAAAAAACCTAATACCTTCGCAGAATTAAGGAGTGTGTGATCCAAGTCAAGGACTAAGCATAGCTTCCGCGCTGAAAACATATTCCGTTGCTCCATGATCCTTCTTGCCCTTTCCATCTGTATCAGAGACTTCTGCTGGtcatcataaccatcaaggagaTGATCAACATCACCCCATGGGTTAACTGGCACAGCTTCAAGTGCTGTTGTAGGAGCAGCATTTGTTGACGCATCAGCGTTTGGATCATTCGGTCCAACTACTTGTCTTGGATCTGCCCTGTTTATGCTGTCTGAAGTTTGTTGTGTAGGGACCATAAGTGTTGTAGCAGCTAACTGTGAATTTGAGACGGGATCAACAGTTTTTGTGTTAACGGTGAATTGCCGTGTAGTGTTGGACAACAAGACTGGTTGAATAGGCCATGAATTAGTCTGATGTTGCTCTGCCTGTTGTTCACAGGTGGTCAAATGGTCTTTGCTGCCCTGAGAGTCCGGCTGGGTAATTCCATTAGCTTTGGCTTGCTCCGAGCCCACCATATCACTCTTCTGTGCTATATTATTATGGAGGATTCGCCGGGGATCACGGGGCTTCATACGTATTACTGCAGCATCGTTTTGTGGGTTCTATAGACAGAACAAAACTTAATGTTAGTACCATCTTCTAACAAAAGCAAGAATTGGCATTAAATGAAAAGATAGTATCCCTAACTGTTGACTAACAATGTATAACCTACAGGCTAATATGACATCGGAATAATTGTCCAAGTTCTCATCATTTCTCTCTCCTTGATATGCATAAAAGATAAAGCATCAAATGATCCAACAGAAATTATTATCACATAATGCGATGAAGCAAACAAGTATGAACAGGAGACACAAGTACAGAATAAAGAACTTTACCAAAAGAGGTGTCTGCATGGGAATTTGTGGCCTAACAGAGGGAATTTGTGCAGCTTCTGTGATCTTATGAGCACTACCAGGTGGTAGAACCATGCCAGCAGTTACAATACTGGTCATGCCACTAGACACGCCACCCGGAGCAAGTACCTTCAGCTGAGGTTCTGATGCTGACTTCTTCTGCTGTTCCATTTGAATCCAATGCATTAGCACTGTTGGGTTCACAGCAATGTCCTTTAATACAGAAGGCAACGAAATGTCAGGAGCTGCACTGATTTGTGGAGCAGTAGTTTGAGGGGGTTGCAAAATTTTGGTGTTTGTTCCGCTACTCATTGTGGTAGCGCCTGTGTTGTTAATAAGCTGATTATCTGTTCTAAGATAAGGATTAGCATTTCCTGTTGGCACCAGCATGTTTCTTGGATCCCCAGTACCACTCCTAATTCTTTTTAGTGCATTTTCATCCACCTGAGGTTCATCAACCGCTTTGTGTTTGCGGTTATTAACTGATACTCGACCCAAGTTTCCATCCCTCGGTTCTGCAAAATTTGGATGCCAATTTGCATCTGTAGCACCAGCAGAATCACGGTTCAAAAACCTGAGCCTTGGATCCCTACTTTTAGATGTAGCTTTTGGTACATGAATTGGTCCTGTAGCCAACTGCTCAGTTTGTTTAGCATAACCAGGTGCATAATTACCATTGATGTTGCCAACTGTGCTAGGTCGAGAGGCAGACATCTGACTTGTACTTGGCACTGCAGTCTTCTTTGGAAATGGGAAGCTGGAAACCTCACCAAATATGTCACCACCTTTGTCTGCAGATTTACCCTCATCACCAGAAGGAGTTGGACTTGGCAGATCATCACTTGGAAAGGCAGATTTCTGTCCATACTTCTGCTGGTAAGAGGAAACAGCCATCAGAGGATCATTTAAGGACAGATACAACAAATTCTTTGCAGGCTCAACTCTTTCTGGGAAAGATGGTTTCTCAGGTGCCATTGGAAACGCTCCAAATCCAATGGGCTTCGGCACAGGAAAAGCTGGTGCACTATCCCGGGTGGGCGATGGTAAGTTGTTCTCGTCATAATCTGCATGAAGATCCAACAAGGGACTAACCCTTTTTGAAGGTATTTCCAACCTTGGCAAGCTAGGACCACTAAACAGATTTGCTGCTCCTATTTCAAATGGTAGTCTCCCTGATGAAACCTGCCCAGATGGAGCTGAAACATTCATTGGTTTCGCACCGCCATTGGCACTTGTGTCACTGACATCGTCTTTTTCCTCAAAAACTAACTGCCTGACACGGCTGTCCAGCTGATCCAGAGGAACAGGACAGAAAATTGAGGTTGCAACTTCACcttacatataatgagacccacaaGCAACAAAACAGAAACGTTACTAACCTCATCTCGCTGGTCAGGCATCAGCATAGCTGAATATTGGTTCTTTATGTGGAACAACAACCTACATCATTCAAAGGAGATCGCTTCAGTTACACAGAAAAGGTGGCACTTTATTCTGTAATTGATTAGCTGGAGATGACATATGTACTTCAAGAGCATGGTCTTGTTCTGCTCCCTCCTTGGCATGTTATATGAATTTGCCACCTACAGCAACGCAACAAATGTCAGCCTTACAGTCAATGAAGGAAACCATCCAATGTTTGGTCTTGGTCTTACAGTGGTGAGGGTGTCAATTCCAACAAACGCCTGCTGCACGAGGGGCTCAAGCATGGGCATCGGGCTCCCGTTCTCCGGGTCTGGGAACAGCGGCTTCAGGCTCTCGAAGCACTTGCGCAGGCGTGAGCAGGTGCCCTCAAACGACCTGCAACACAGCGACAACAACCGGTTTCTCAGCATCCGAATCAAACACTCCATCCATCAAACACACGATCTATGCCATGACGAAACATTGGTCCATACTTCTCGGCTTCTTCAATGGAGACCATCTCCAGCTCCTCCAGTATACTCCCCACGCGCTGGTCAAAGtccacctcctcgtcctcggcGGCAGTGGCAAGGGCATCATTGCCACTCCCCTCCACAGCCACTGATTCAGACTTCTCCGGCGCGTCAGAGTCCAGGTCGATGGTCTCGGGCTGTGCAAGAGGGGGGCTCTCAACCGCCTCCCCCTCCTCGATCTCgccctcttccttctcctcgtCGGAGGCGTCCACGGCGTGCTCCACCTCGTCCTCGTCCGCAGCCGGGCTCGGCACAAGCGGCTTCTTCTGCACGGCCTGCGCCCAAGCGAAGCTGTGGAACGCCGGCGCGTAGCTCCGCGACATGTACCCCATGGCCGGCGGCGGCCCCATCCAAGACCTAGATCTCGGCGCCGCCGCACCGGCCCCtaacccgccgccgccggaagaCGAGTCCTTTCTGAAGTCGTCGGCGCTGATCTCCTCCAGCGACGCCGACGAGTCCCCGTCCGacccctccccgccgccggcaGTAACAAGGTCCCCGCCCGCCGCCATCACCGCCGACCGCGGCCGCTCCCGCTCCCACTCCCGCACCATCAACCCGACCAGCCTCTCCTCGTCCTTGGGCGTGACCGTCACGCGCATGTGCGACCTCGCCGCCTCCGAAAATCACCCCCCACCTCCTCCGGCGCCAACCGCGTCACAAACTACGATACCCTAGGTCTCGTCCCCTCGTCCCACGCGGCCGAATCCGGCGACCCGGAGCTCGATCCGCAGGTCCCCGCGGCACCGGCCGATCCCTCCGCCCACGAATCGCACCAAATCGATGTCCCCGCCGCCGGATCGGAGGCGCACGGGTGCGGAGCAGCCCGAGCGCAGGAGGCAGCACGCGAGATTTAGGGGAAAAAAGAGGCCGGAGCGTGGGGAGGGCGCAGGGGCGGATTATGTAGAGCACGCCTGTTCGGATCCGACCGTTGGGTTTGAGTTGGACGGCGTCCGATGCGGACACGTCATGCGGGGACTGTTGCTTCGGCAGGCGAGGAGGTAcatgacggcggcggcggctttgCTGACGTCACGCCTCAGGATTATTCCCCAGCGCCTGCGTTGGGTTTTTACTGCACATGCTCTGCGACATTTACGTATCAATTTTCACTTTTGACTTATCAGACTTTGGTACTGTTCCCGAAATATACATTTGACTACTatattagaccatctccaacagctatcttaaattttcatcctcaaaatattattacagcattccttatcactattacagcatccgcTATCACtaatactgtagcagtactgtatcactggatacagACTCTGTTGGAAACGAATTTCCAGTGCTACCGTACACCGCAAAGaactgtagcactggaatttTTACAGAtgctgttggagatgaccttaTTACTAAAATATGTTTACATTTGTTCTCACTAAATAATACTGTAAAACTAGTATCCAACAATACTGTGAAACTAGTATCCAAAGCAAGTCTACTCATACAATTTTCTTAAGCTCAATACATAAAACGGTATTGATGATTATAGTTTACACATTTTGACTCCATGCAATGAAACATCACTTATTTGTGAATGCGGGAGTTCTGTACTGACGTACTACACTTGTAGCTATTCGTTTTTATGTTGCTTAAAAAGTAAAGGTTCAAGCTCAGTAAGTTCAAATAAAAAATGGCAAAAAATGAAAGTAGATGCAGGATGTGGTTTTGCTTTGTGTACTTAGGTAATTGATAGTAATTCATGTGATTGAATATAGTGGTGAGAAGACTGTGATCAATTCCTCAAACGGACAAGCCTTGCTCTTTTTTCATGAATGGCAGAACTATTCATGTTTTGGTTCGAGCTAAATTTGCGATGCATTATTTCACCAACTAAGGACgcgacatctaaaaaaaaaactaaggacATGACGTAACTTTTGTGTACAAATATGAAATTGTTAAGAGACTTTTGTGATGTTAATGTTAAATTTGCCATAGGAAAAGGAATCTTTTAGGTGATGTTTGGATATTGGGAAATGAAGGTCAGGATAGGGAAATAAATTATGGGATGAATCTATTCCTATATTTAGATAGAGGGTTTGGAAAAAACAGTAGCTCTTGGATCGGGATATGATGCTCTCTTTTCTCACCGTTTTAAACCCATGGGTGGGGGTGAGATAGGACAGGATAGagtaaa from the Phragmites australis chromosome 19, lpPhrAust1.1, whole genome shotgun sequence genome contains:
- the LOC133900072 gene encoding RNA polymerase II C-terminal domain phosphatase-like 3: MRVTVTPKDEERLVGLMVREWERERPRSAVMAAGGDLVTAGGGEGSDGDSSASLEEISADDFRKDSSSGGGGLGAGAAAPRSRSWMGPPPAMGYMSRSYAPAFHSFAWAQAVQKKPLVPSPAADEDEVEHAVDASDEEKEEGEIEEGEAVESPPLAQPETIDLDSDAPEKSESVAVEGSGNDALATAAEDEEVDFDQRVGSILEELEMVSIEEAEKSFEGTCSRLRKCFESLKPLFPDPENGSPMPMLEPLVQQAFVGIDTLTTVANSYNMPRREQNKTMLLKLLFHIKNQYSAMLMPDQRDELDSRVRQLVFEEKDDVSDTSANGGAKPMNVSAPSGQVSSGRLPFEIGAANLFSGPSLPRLEIPSKRVSPLLDLHADYDENNLPSPTRDSAPAFPVPKPIGFGAFPMAPEKPSFPERVEPAKNLLYLSLNDPLMAVSSYQQKYGQKSAFPSDDLPSPTPSGDEGKSADKGGDIFGEVSSFPFPKKTAVPSTSQMSASRPSTVGNINGNYAPGYAKQTEQLATGPIHVPKATSKSRDPRLRFLNRDSAGATDANWHPNFAEPRDGNLGRVSVNNRKHKAVDEPQVDENALKRIRSGTGDPRNMLVPTGNANPYLRTDNQLINNTGATTMSSGTNTKILQPPQTTAPQISAAPDISLPSVLKDIAVNPTVLMHWIQMEQQKKSASEPQLKVLAPGGVSSGMTSIVTAGMVLPPGSAHKITEAAQIPSVRPQIPMQTPLLNPQNDAAVIRMKPRDPRRILHNNIAQKSDMVGSEQAKANGITQPDSQGSKDHLTTCEQQAEQHQTNSWPIQPVLLSNTTRQFTVNTKTVDPVSNSQLAATTLMVPTQQTSDSINRADPRQVVGPNDPNADASTNAAPTTALEAVPVNPWGDVDHLLDGYDDQQKSLIQMERARRIMEQRNMFSARKLCLVLDLDHTLLNSAKFNEVDPIHEEILRKKEEQDRSLPERHLYRFQHMAMWTKLRPGIWNFLEKASKLFELHLYTMGNKLYATEMAKVLDPKGRLFAGRVISRGDDGDPYDSDERVPKSKDLDGVLGMESAVVIIDDSVRVWPHNKHSLIVVERYTYFPCSRRQFGLPGPSLLEIDRDERPEDGTLASSLAVIERIHQNFFSHPNLNEADVRSILASEQQRILAGCRIVFSRVFPIGDTKPHLHPLWQTAEQFGAVCTNQIDDRVTHVVANSLGTDKVNWALSAGKFVVHPGWVEASALLYRHANEHDFAVK